From a region of the Candidatus Caccoplasma merdavium genome:
- a CDS encoding DUF308 domain-containing protein produces the protein MEMTVISFWGKSRYWWALLVIGVLLIPCGVWLVASPAAGYAALSSLLGWALILLGVLELVIASDTGRHTHGWGWWIAGGILDILIGFLLVGNLVLSEIVLPYFFAFALLYRAIKNIIAGITLDKAYQGRWLYLLHGILLLVASLFFFLAPFLATIVMVYVCAFIFIYWGISLIVFSFDLKPERRA, from the coding sequence ATGGAAATGACAGTAATTTCTTTCTGGGGGAAAAGCCGCTATTGGTGGGCGCTCCTGGTGATCGGGGTACTCTTGATACCCTGTGGCGTGTGGCTGGTGGCAAGCCCGGCAGCCGGATATGCAGCCTTGTCGTCGCTGCTGGGTTGGGCCCTGATTCTGCTCGGTGTGCTCGAACTGGTCATTGCCAGCGACACGGGCCGTCACACACACGGCTGGGGCTGGTGGATTGCCGGCGGCATACTCGACATTCTCATCGGATTCCTACTTGTGGGCAATTTGGTGCTGAGCGAGATTGTCCTGCCCTACTTCTTCGCCTTTGCCTTACTCTACCGCGCCATAAAAAACATCATTGCCGGCATTACCCTCGACAAGGCTTATCAGGGCCGTTGGCTCTATCTGCTTCATGGCATCTTACTATTGGTCGCCTCGCTTTTCTTCTTCCTGGCGCCCTTCCTGGCCACCATCGTCATGGTGTATGTCTGCGCCTTCATTTTCATTTATTGGGGAATCAGCCTCATCGTATTTTCGTTTGACTTGAAACCCGAACGCCGCGCATAA